From a region of the Procambarus clarkii isolate CNS0578487 chromosome 18, FALCON_Pclarkii_2.0, whole genome shotgun sequence genome:
- the LOC123754665 gene encoding zonadhesin-like yields the protein MLVENITLLKEKFSLLGENLSLLEKFTFLGENLILLEEKLTLLGENLPLLEEKLTLQGENLTLLEEKFTILWENLCLLEEKRTLLEENLTLLGKKLTLLGENLTLLEENLTLLEENLTKLVENLTLLEENFTLLRENIALLGRTSPCWWRTKPCWWRTSPCWRKNLPLLGENLTLLDENLTPARENITQLGENLTMLVENITLLKEKFSLLGENLPLLEEKLTLLGENLPLLEEKLTLLGENLTLLG from the coding sequence atGCTGGTGGAGAACATCACCCTGCTGAAGGAGAAGTTCTCCCTACTGGGGGAGAACCTCTCCCTGCTGGAGAAGTTCACCtttctgggggagaacctcatccTGCTGGAGGAGAAGCTCACCCTACTGGGGGAGAACCTCCCCCTGCTGGAGGAGAAGCTCACCCTAcagggggagaacctcaccctgctggaagAGAAGTTCACAATACTCTGGGAGAACCTCTGCCTGCTGGAGGAGAAGCGCACCCTACTggaggagaacctcaccctgctgggaaaGAAGCTCACTctactgggggagaacctcactctGCTGgaagagaacctcaccctgcttgaGGAGAACCTCACAAAGCTggtggagaacctcaccctgctggaggAGAACTTCACCCTGCTGAGAGAGAACATCGCCCTgctggggagaacctcaccctgctggtggagaACCAAACCCTGCTggtggagaacctcaccctgctggaggAAGAACCTTCCCCTGctcggggagaacctcaccctgttgGATGAGAACCTCACCCCTGCAAGGGAGAACATCACCcaactgggggagaacctcaccatGCTGGTGGAGAACATCACCCTGCTGAAGGAGAAGTTCTCCTTACTGGGGGAGAACCTCCCCCTGCTGGAGGAGAAGCTCACCCTACTGGGGGAGAACCTCCCCCTGCTGGAGGAGAAGCTCACCCTActaggggagaacctcaccctgctggggtag